The genome window GCAAGCGCGGCTTCAGCGGCTGTTCGGGTAAATACCTCCAGGAAATGGGCCTCGCTGCCGGCCCCGCTGGAGGCGATCACCGGTATGGAGACGGCATCGGCCACCGCATTGATCAGTTCGATATCAAAGCCCGCACCTGTGCCGTCCCGATCAATGGAATTTACAAGAATCTCACCGGCCCCCAGTTCCTCGCAGGCTTTGGCCAGGGTCACCGCATCCACGGGCCGGCCTTCCCGCCCGCCCCTGACCGTACACTGAAACCAGCAGAAACGCTCGCCGTTTGGGCCGGGCAGCCCGGTTTCAATCACATGATAAGGCTCATTTGCCGGGCGATCCACGTAAACCCGCCGCGGATCAATGGAAATAACCACCGCCTGGTTGCCGTAGATGGCAGAAATCTCTTCAATGGCGCTTTTTCCGGTCTTTTCGCCGCTGGCCAGATAATTTTCAACAATTGAAACCGCATCACTGCCAATGGAAATCTTATCCGCGCCTGAGCGGAAATACGCGGCCGCCACCTCAAGGGCGGTATAGGTCTGCCCGGACTGATCCGTGTAATCCCGGATTCCGCCGCCGATGGTCAAAGGCACGAATACATGCCGGGAGGTCTGCTTCAAAACTTCCAGCATGGGCAGATCCTTTAAGGGGAAATCCCGGAACCCGGTAATGTTTAAAAAAGTGATTTCATCCGCATCCGCCTCATAATAGCGGCGGGCCAGATCCACCGGCTTGCCGAGATTGCGGACTTCGCCCTTTTCCCGCACATCATAGCGATCCCCCTTGGTCACCACCAGATCGCCGGCGTCATTGGTCCGAACATCCAGACAGGCGACAATCCGCTTGGCCAGCCGCGTCTCTGTTTGCTGCCGGATTGCGGCCGGCCGGCCGGCGCCCGGGCGGATAAAATTCTGAAACACCGCCAAACCGGCATCTCCGCTTTTTTCCGGGTGAAACTGGGTGGCCACAAGGTTTCCGGTTTTGATACTGCTGACAAAGGCTTTCCCATAGGTGGTATAGGTCAGTGCCACTGCCGGATCATCCGGCACCACGTGATAGGAATGCACAAAATAGAATTTCTCCGCGCCATTTAAATGGTTGAATATGGCCGTGTCCTGCCGGATCACGACCCCGTTCCACCCCATGTGGGGCACGGATAAATCCGTATCAAAGCGTTTGACGGTGCCGCCAATCACACCCAGGCCGGGGGTATCCGGCGCCTCCTCGCTTTTTTCAAAAAGCGCCTGAAGCCCCAGACAGATACCCAGAAAGGGGCGGTCCTGCTTGATATAGGTCGTTAAGGCATCCACGTAATCCTTTTCCCGCAGCACTTGCATCATGCTGCCGAAATTGCCCACCCCCGGAAACACCAGTTTTTCCGCTCTGTCAATATCTTCCGGTCCGGCCGCGACATGGACGGTTTCGCCCAGTTTTTCAATGGCGTTGACCACACTTCGCACATTGCCGGCCCCGTAATCGAGCAAAGTAATCATAAAATTTCCTAAAAATTTTTATATTCCAAAGCTTAAAAGCCGAGCCGCGCTTTTTTCTTCTAAAAGCATTCAGCACCCATGCAGTTAGCATAAATTTGGCCGGAAGAACAGCAATACCTCGGCCTGCCCACGGTGAATTTGTTCTGGCGAACAACCCCATAACCATGGGGTTGCTCGCATGTGAGGTCGGCACGGTGGCCGACCCTACAAAATGTCGGCATTGTCGCGTAGGACGGGCCACCGTGCCCGCCTGAAAAATAGATAGAACAAATTTGCCCGCGCGGAGCCGACCTTTTTATTGACAACACTCAAAGGCGTTGATACAAAAAAATGTCCGGGTTGTATGAAACTTTTAGTCGGATAATCGGCATATTTTATATTACAGGGTGAAACAAGAAGGAGGAAGGTATGAACAAACGGCTTAAACAAATTTTAACAATTCTGACCCTTTCCGGCATCGGGATGCTGTTTCTGGTTGCCGGGATCAACGCCGCAGAAGAAGGTTCCGTTCCTGATGTGATGACGATGAAAAATGAAAAGGCGTTCCCGCAGCATCGGATGGGCATCGTCGAGTTTGACCACAA of Desulfobacterales bacterium contains these proteins:
- the hisF gene encoding imidazole glycerol phosphate synthase subunit HisF, translating into MITLLDYGAGNVRSVVNAIEKLGETVHVAAGPEDIDRAEKLVFPGVGNFGSMMQVLREKDYVDALTTYIKQDRPFLGICLGLQALFEKSEEAPDTPGLGVIGGTVKRFDTDLSVPHMGWNGVVIRQDTAIFNHLNGAEKFYFVHSYHVVPDDPAVALTYTTYGKAFVSSIKTGNLVATQFHPEKSGDAGLAVFQNFIRPGAGRPAAIRQQTETRLAKRIVACLDVRTNDAGDLVVTKGDRYDVREKGEVRNLGKPVDLARRYYEADADEITFLNITGFRDFPLKDLPMLEVLKQTSRHVFVPLTIGGGIRDYTDQSGQTYTALEVAAAYFRSGADKISIGSDAVSIVENYLASGEKTGKSAIEEISAIYGNQAVVISIDPRRVYVDRPANEPYHVIETGLPGPNGERFCWFQCTVRGGREGRPVDAVTLAKACEELGAGEILVNSIDRDGTGAGFDIELINAVADAVSIPVIASSGAGSEAHFLEVFTRTAAEAALAAGIFHRREVPISAVKKYLAEKVEIRL